In the Streptomyces sp. f51 genome, one interval contains:
- a CDS encoding serine hydrolase domain-containing protein, with protein MTTSHDELLPETRRALLHRIAVAQSEGRAPSLVATVVRGGKAVWNGARTSVSGHGPDENVQYRIGSITKTFTAVLVLRLRDEGVLDLGDPLEKHMPGTGAGEVTISQLLAHTGGLAAESPAPWWERTSGSLRPELADVLGEQPFRHPVGRRHHYSNPGYTLLGALVEELRGAPWEEVLRHEILEPLGLHRTSTGPQAPHAGGWAVHPWADAMMPEPAEDLGRMAPAGQLWSTTGDLARFAAFLAHGDERVLSAESVREMRAPAAPPETAELAAGSSYGLALQIVHRDGHTLVGHSGSLPGFLAGLVISVEDDVAAVVLSNCTSGPPVFSVAADLVRIVAEAEPRIPEPWHPMAEVDQAVLELAGQWYWGTQAFGLRLPADGGLVLGPLQGAGRGARFRANGDGTWMGLDGYYAGELLRPVRRPDGSLSHLDLGSFVFTRQPYDEGAPVPGGVDPEGWRGIS; from the coding sequence ATGACGACATCCCACGATGAGCTGCTTCCCGAAACGCGCCGGGCCCTGCTGCACCGCATCGCCGTGGCACAGAGCGAGGGCCGGGCGCCCTCACTCGTCGCGACGGTGGTCCGAGGCGGGAAGGCGGTGTGGAACGGGGCGCGGACCTCGGTGTCCGGTCACGGTCCGGACGAGAACGTGCAGTACCGGATCGGCTCCATCACCAAGACCTTCACCGCCGTACTGGTGCTGCGGTTGCGCGACGAGGGCGTCCTGGACCTGGGTGACCCGCTGGAGAAGCATATGCCCGGCACGGGTGCGGGGGAGGTCACCATCTCCCAACTGCTCGCGCACACGGGAGGATTGGCCGCCGAGTCACCGGCGCCGTGGTGGGAGCGCACCTCCGGTTCGCTGCGTCCCGAACTGGCCGACGTGCTCGGTGAGCAGCCCTTCCGGCATCCGGTCGGACGGCGGCACCACTACTCGAACCCCGGCTACACCTTGCTCGGAGCGCTGGTCGAGGAGCTGCGCGGCGCACCCTGGGAAGAGGTTCTGCGCCACGAGATTCTCGAACCGCTCGGCCTGCACCGTACGAGCACCGGCCCGCAGGCACCGCACGCGGGAGGATGGGCCGTCCATCCCTGGGCGGACGCGATGATGCCGGAACCCGCGGAGGATCTCGGGCGGATGGCTCCAGCAGGGCAATTGTGGTCCACCACAGGAGACTTGGCCCGCTTCGCCGCCTTCCTCGCGCATGGTGACGAGCGGGTGCTGAGCGCGGAGTCCGTCAGGGAGATGCGCGCGCCCGCCGCTCCGCCGGAGACCGCGGAGCTCGCGGCGGGGTCCTCGTACGGGCTCGCCCTTCAGATCGTGCATCGCGACGGCCATACCCTCGTCGGGCACTCCGGTTCGCTGCCGGGCTTTCTGGCCGGACTGGTGATCAGTGTGGAGGACGATGTCGCGGCGGTCGTGCTGTCCAACTGCACCTCGGGACCGCCCGTGTTCAGTGTCGCCGCCGATCTGGTGCGGATCGTCGCCGAGGCGGAGCCGCGGATCCCCGAGCCCTGGCATCCGATGGCCGAAGTGGACCAGGCCGTACTGGAGTTGGCGGGCCAGTGGTACTGGGGGACTCAGGCGTTCGGGCTTCGGCTGCCGGCCGATGGGGGGCTGGTGCTGGGCCCGCTCCAGGGTGCCGGCCGGGGCGCCCGCTTCCGGGCGAACGGCGACGGGACCTGGATGGGACTCGACGGCTACTACGCGGGCGAGCTCCTGCGGCCCGTACGACGGCCTGACGGGTCCCTGAGCCACCTGGACCTCGGCTCGTTCGTGTTCACGCGGCAGCCGTACGACGAGGGCGCTCCCGTGCCCGGTGGAGTGGACCCGGAGGGCTGGCGAGGAATCAGCTAG
- a CDS encoding dihydrofolate reductase family protein, translating into MRKLIYGMNLTLDGYIAAPGDDIGWSVPSDELFQFWSDQLRATDLSLYGRKLWQTMSSHWPTADQQPGVTSAEIEFARRWRDMAKVVFSSTTDTVDWNTRLVTGDAVAEITRLKAEDGGPMDIGGATLAAAAMRAGLIDEYVLATAPVLAGGGTPFFTALDNWVNLNLVETRTLPGGVILTRYETRR; encoded by the coding sequence ATGCGGAAACTGATCTACGGCATGAACCTGACCCTGGACGGCTACATCGCCGCGCCCGGCGACGACATCGGCTGGAGCGTGCCGAGCGACGAACTGTTCCAGTTCTGGTCCGACCAATTGCGGGCGACGGACCTGTCGCTGTACGGGCGCAAGCTGTGGCAGACGATGAGCTCCCACTGGCCGACCGCCGACCAGCAGCCCGGCGTCACCTCGGCGGAGATCGAGTTCGCACGCCGCTGGCGGGACATGGCGAAGGTGGTGTTCTCCTCGACGACCGACACGGTGGACTGGAACACCCGTCTGGTCACCGGCGACGCGGTCGCCGAGATCACCCGGCTCAAGGCAGAGGATGGCGGCCCCATGGACATCGGTGGCGCGACGCTCGCCGCGGCGGCCATGCGGGCCGGGCTGATCGACGAGTACGTGCTGGCCACCGCGCCGGTCCTGGCGGGCGGCGGCACGCCGTTCTTCACCGCGCTGGACAACTGGGTGAACCTGAACCTGGTGGAGACACGGACCTTGCCCGGCGGAGTGATCCTGACCAGATACGAGACGAGGCGCTGA
- the dnaB gene encoding replicative DNA helicase produces the protein MTISEPLDDPWAESGPSDRLPSSRRRGNGGRGRDEQHDRDSDSWESGGSSFERVPPQDLDAEQSVLGGMLLSKDAIADVVEVLKGHDFYRPAHETIYGAILDLYAKGEPADPITVAAELTKRGEITKVGGAPYLHTLVQTVPTAANAEYYAEIVHERAVLRRLVEAGTRITQMGYAADGDVDEIVNSAQAEIYAVTEQRTTEDYLPLGDIMEGALDEIEAIGSRSGEMTGVPTGFTDLDSLTNGLHPGQMIIIAARPAMGKSTLALDFARACSIKHNMPSVIFSLEMGRNEIAMRLLSAEARVALHHMRSGTMTDEDWTRLARRMPDVSAAPLYIDDSPNLSMMEIRAKCRRLKQRADLKLVVIDYLQLMQSGGKRSESRQQEVSDMSRNLKLLAKELELPVIALSQLNRGPEQRTDKKPMVSDLRESGSIEQDADMVILLHREDAYEKESPRAGEADIIVGKHRNGPTATITVAFQGHYSRFVDMAQT, from the coding sequence GTGACTATTTCCGAGCCCTTGGACGACCCCTGGGCGGAGAGTGGCCCCAGTGATCGTCTGCCCTCGTCCCGACGGCGCGGGAACGGAGGCCGAGGCCGCGACGAGCAGCACGACCGGGACAGCGATTCCTGGGAGAGCGGCGGTTCGTCGTTCGAGCGGGTGCCGCCGCAGGACCTCGACGCCGAGCAGTCCGTGCTCGGTGGCATGCTCCTGTCGAAGGACGCCATCGCCGACGTCGTCGAGGTGCTCAAGGGCCACGACTTCTACCGGCCCGCGCACGAGACCATCTACGGCGCGATCCTCGACCTGTACGCGAAGGGCGAGCCGGCCGACCCCATCACGGTCGCGGCCGAGCTCACCAAGCGCGGCGAGATCACCAAGGTCGGCGGCGCCCCGTATCTGCACACGCTGGTCCAGACGGTCCCGACCGCGGCGAACGCCGAGTACTACGCGGAGATCGTGCACGAGCGCGCGGTCCTGCGCCGCCTGGTCGAGGCCGGCACGCGGATCACCCAGATGGGATACGCGGCCGACGGCGACGTGGACGAGATCGTCAACAGCGCCCAGGCCGAGATCTACGCGGTCACCGAGCAGCGCACCACCGAGGACTATCTGCCGCTCGGCGACATCATGGAGGGCGCGCTCGACGAGATCGAGGCGATCGGATCGCGTTCGGGGGAGATGACCGGTGTTCCGACCGGCTTCACCGACCTCGACTCGCTCACCAACGGTCTGCACCCCGGCCAGATGATCATTATCGCGGCCCGTCCCGCCATGGGTAAGTCGACGCTGGCGCTGGACTTCGCCCGCGCCTGCTCGATCAAGCACAACATGCCCAGTGTGATCTTCTCGCTCGAAATGGGCCGCAACGAGATCGCGATGCGCCTGCTGTCCGCCGAGGCCCGCGTGGCGCTGCACCACATGCGGTCCGGCACGATGACGGACGAGGACTGGACCCGGCTCGCCCGTCGTATGCCGGACGTCTCGGCCGCCCCCCTCTACATCGACGACTCCCCGAACCTGTCGATGATGGAGATCCGCGCCAAGTGCCGCCGTCTCAAGCAGCGTGCCGACCTCAAGCTCGTGGTCATCGACTACCTCCAGCTGATGCAGTCCGGCGGCAAGCGTTCCGAGAGCCGCCAGCAGGAGGTCTCCGACATGTCGCGAAACCTGAAGCTGCTGGCCAAGGAGCTGGAACTGCCGGTGATCGCGCTGTCGCAGCTCAACCGTGGCCCCGAGCAGCGTACGGACAAGAAGCCGATGGTCTCCGACCTGCGTGAGTCCGGCTCGATCGAGCAGGACGCGGACATGGTCATCCTGCTCCACCGCGAGGACGCGTACGAGAAGGAGTCCCCCCGCGCCGGTGAGGCCGACATCATCGTCGGCAAGCACCGTAACGGCCCGACGGCGACGATCACGGTGGCCTTCCAGGGCCACTACTCACGCTTCGTGGACATGGCACAGACCTGA